From Cryptococcus neoformans var. neoformans B-3501A chromosome 6, whole genome shotgun sequence, the proteins below share one genomic window:
- a CDS encoding hypothetical protein (Match to EST gb|CF187625.1|CF187625): MSLSRTFLRQLRPASSSRVVLRSFSSSRSTFSETPAGDAPVNPKIAPIVDSISSLSLLEVSELVTALKTKLNITEISLPAASSPASAAASSTSSEAPVEEKPKEKTIFTVKLEKFDAAAKAKIIREVKALMPNMNLVEVS; this comes from the exons ATGAGC CTTTCACGAACTTTCCTCCGTCAACTCCGGcccgcctcttcttctcgagtCGTCCTCCgatccttctccagctcccGATCCACTTTCTCCGAGACCCCTGCTGGCGACGCCCCAGTTAACCCAAAGATTGCCCCCATAGTTGACAGCATCTCTTCTCTGAGCTTATTGGAGGTTTCAGAACTTGTTACTGCCCTTAAG ACGAAACTCAACATTACTGAAATTTCCCTCCCTGCTGCCTCTTCCCCCGCCTCCGCTGCTGCTTCCTCGACATCGTCCGAAGCCCCTGTTGAAGAGAagcccaaggagaagacaaTTTTCACCGTCAAGCTCGAGAAATTCGATGCGGCCGCTAAGGCGAAGATCATCAGGGAGGTCAAGGCTCTCATGCCTAATATGAACTTGGTTGAGGTGAGTTAG